The following coding sequences are from one Burkholderia stabilis window:
- a CDS encoding DUF4148 domain-containing protein has protein sequence MNRRSLLSALAITLAVSAPAFADSGTPHAGDYGNTSWYSQHYGPRTRAEVNAEVEQARKDGTLAYLRKANSYPQGLELAQGPYRPMQENNQLAGGGR, from the coding sequence ATGAATCGCCGCTCGCTTCTCTCCGCCCTCGCCATCACGCTCGCCGTCTCCGCTCCGGCCTTCGCCGATTCGGGCACGCCGCACGCCGGCGACTACGGCAACACGTCGTGGTACTCGCAGCACTACGGCCCGCGTACGCGCGCCGAAGTCAACGCCGAAGTCGAGCAGGCGCGCAAGGACGGCACGCTCGCCTACCTGCGCAAGGCGAATTCGTATCCGCAAGGGCTCGAGCTGGCACAGGGCCCCTATCGCCCGATGCAGGAAAACAACCAGCTTGCCGGCGGGGGCCGGTAA
- a CDS encoding response regulator transcription factor: MNVLYLEDDIAYVELITAILEKAGHRVHAVGNGHHAIRHLENSIVDLLIIDWQVPGLSGFEVLKWTRERIGGRLPILFMTHRAREDEIFSAINAGADDYMIKPINHFELLARANALLRRAYHGGGVSLDTIEIGGDRIDTKARTVLLHGTQVRLTPREFDLAVQLFRNLGRIMPRDALILSLWGRDMAGVSRSLDTHIYRLRIKLALQPSNGVRLSTVYTLGYRLETT, translated from the coding sequence ATGAATGTTCTGTATCTCGAGGACGACATCGCGTACGTCGAATTGATCACCGCAATACTGGAGAAAGCGGGACACCGCGTGCATGCCGTCGGCAACGGCCACCACGCGATCCGCCATCTCGAAAATTCGATCGTCGACCTGTTGATCATCGACTGGCAGGTGCCGGGCCTGTCGGGGTTCGAGGTGCTGAAATGGACGCGGGAACGCATCGGCGGGCGCCTGCCGATCCTGTTTATGACGCATCGCGCACGGGAGGACGAGATTTTCTCCGCGATCAACGCCGGCGCCGACGACTACATGATCAAACCGATCAACCATTTCGAACTGCTGGCGCGCGCGAACGCGTTGCTGCGGCGTGCGTATCACGGCGGCGGCGTGTCGCTGGACACCATCGAGATCGGCGGCGACCGGATCGACACGAAGGCGCGGACGGTGCTGCTGCATGGCACGCAGGTACGGCTGACACCGCGTGAATTCGATCTCGCCGTGCAACTGTTTCGCAACCTCGGCCGCATCATGCCGCGCGACGCATTGATCCTTTCGCTGTGGGGCCGCGACATGGCCGGCGTATCGCGCAGCCTCGACACGCACATCTATCGGTTGAGGATAAAGCTGGCGCTCCAGCCTTCGAACGGCGTCCGGCTCAGCACGGTCTACACGCTCGGCTACCGTCTCGAAACGACTTGA
- the ceoA gene encoding multidrug efflux RND transporter periplasmic adaptor subunit CeoA, whose product MAILRTSRSRIATAAIVTLAVVGLGTFGAMRVNANAPEKAAAPLPEVDVATVVPQTVTDWQAYSGRLEAIEKVDVRPQVSGTIVAVNFKDGALVKKGDVLFVIDPRPYQAEVDRAAAQLAAAQARNGYAQTDWQRAQRLIGDNAIAKRDYDEKQNAAREATANVKAADAALETARINLGYTRITAPVSGRVSRAEITLGNVVSAGASAAPLTTLVSVSPIYASFDADEQTYLQYINGARNGRKVPVELGLANETGYSRSGVIDSVDNRLDTSSGTIRVRARFDNADGALVPGLYARVKVGGSEPHQALLVDDAAINTDQDKKFVFVVDQQGRVSYREVQQGMQHGNRRVIVSGLSAGDRVVVNGTQRVRPGEQVKPHMVPMTGGDAPSAPLASTAKPAAPAKADS is encoded by the coding sequence ATGGCCATCCTACGCACCTCCCGTTCCCGAATCGCGACCGCCGCGATCGTGACACTTGCCGTTGTCGGCCTCGGAACGTTCGGCGCGATGCGCGTGAACGCGAACGCGCCCGAGAAAGCGGCGGCGCCGCTGCCCGAAGTCGACGTCGCGACCGTCGTGCCGCAGACCGTGACCGACTGGCAAGCTTATTCGGGCCGCCTCGAAGCGATCGAGAAGGTCGATGTACGCCCGCAGGTGTCGGGCACGATCGTCGCGGTGAATTTCAAGGACGGCGCGCTCGTGAAGAAGGGCGACGTGCTGTTCGTGATCGACCCGCGCCCGTATCAGGCCGAAGTCGACCGCGCGGCCGCGCAGCTCGCGGCCGCCCAGGCGCGCAACGGCTATGCGCAGACCGACTGGCAGCGCGCGCAGCGCCTGATCGGCGACAACGCGATCGCGAAGCGCGATTACGACGAGAAGCAGAACGCGGCCCGCGAGGCGACGGCGAATGTGAAGGCGGCCGATGCCGCGCTGGAAACGGCGCGCATCAATCTCGGCTATACGCGGATCACCGCGCCCGTGTCGGGCCGCGTGTCGCGCGCGGAAATCACGCTCGGCAACGTCGTGTCGGCCGGCGCGTCCGCTGCGCCGCTGACGACGCTGGTATCGGTGTCGCCGATCTACGCATCGTTCGACGCGGACGAGCAGACCTACCTGCAATACATCAACGGCGCGCGCAACGGCCGCAAGGTGCCGGTCGAGCTCGGCCTCGCGAACGAAACCGGCTATTCGCGCAGTGGCGTGATCGACTCGGTCGACAACCGGCTCGACACGTCGTCCGGCACGATCCGCGTGCGCGCGCGCTTCGACAACGCGGACGGTGCGCTCGTCCCGGGCCTCTACGCGCGCGTGAAGGTGGGCGGCAGCGAGCCGCACCAGGCGCTGCTCGTCGACGACGCGGCGATCAACACCGACCAGGACAAGAAGTTCGTGTTCGTCGTCGATCAGCAAGGCCGCGTGTCGTACCGCGAAGTGCAGCAGGGGATGCAGCACGGCAACCGGCGCGTGATCGTGAGCGGCCTTTCCGCGGGCGACCGCGTGGTCGTGAACGGCACGCAGCGCGTGCGGCCCGGCGAGCAGGTGAAGCCGCACATGGTCCCGATGACGGGCGGCGATGCGCCGTCCGCGCCGCTCGCGAGCACCGCGAAGCCGGCCGCACCGGCGAAGGCGGATTCGTAA
- a CDS encoding LysE family translocator: MNDFLFGLMIALSVGPVALMIANYGMRAGTATGVRAAVGVAAADGCYAVVAFTIGAMLAGTLASHLSMFRFVGALVLLAMGARMLWQALKDRRRTLDGDAPLPGNRPFTSMFVVTLANPLTILLFYGYATAAAGAQRHWLVGAACVFAGSLAGQLVFAFGGSLIGRIVKSPGWLAASHVVAALVVLGYGVAGLVRA, from the coding sequence ATGAACGACTTCCTGTTCGGGCTGATGATCGCGCTGTCGGTCGGGCCCGTCGCGCTGATGATCGCGAATTACGGCATGCGTGCCGGGACTGCCACCGGCGTGCGCGCGGCGGTGGGCGTGGCCGCTGCCGACGGCTGTTACGCGGTCGTTGCGTTCACCATTGGCGCGATGCTCGCGGGCACGCTCGCGTCGCACCTGTCGATGTTTCGCTTCGTCGGCGCACTCGTGTTGCTCGCGATGGGCGCACGCATGCTGTGGCAGGCGCTGAAGGACCGGCGCCGCACGCTCGATGGCGATGCGCCACTGCCGGGCAATCGGCCGTTCACGTCGATGTTCGTCGTCACGCTCGCGAACCCGCTGACCATCCTGTTGTTCTACGGCTATGCGACGGCGGCCGCCGGCGCGCAGCGGCACTGGCTCGTCGGTGCCGCGTGCGTCTTTGCCGGCAGCCTCGCGGGGCAGCTCGTGTTCGCATTCGGCGGCAGCCTGATCGGGCGCATCGTGAAGTCGCCGGGATGGCTCGCGGCGAGCCATGTGGTCGCTGCGCTGGTCGTGCTGGGTTACGGTGTTGCGGGGCTCGTGCGCGCGTAG
- a CDS encoding purine-nucleoside phosphorylase: MLTRSILSAAAFSLAACATAPSIAQDNQGNNAGNNAFAETGAQGRPVKVMIITMFGPEGQAWLDRIGPWRDITVPGLSPDYPAVHCNKQDVCVVTTGMGYANASATIMALTFSQRFDLRRTYFLISGIAGVDPAQGTVGSAAWSKYLVDFSLQWELDAREIPAGWNTGYLGINTKSPNDKPPLDYRTEVFQLNPQLTDAAYALSRNVVLADSAQAQAARAKFTYAPANRPPTVIQCDTSSGNTWFSGTLIGERARQWTKILTDGKGTYCMTAQEDNATYEALKRAASVKRVDLSRVAVLRTGSDFDRPYAGQTSADNLLNYADQGGFAPATENLYRAGNPLVQDIVTHWGEWRDGVPRR; this comes from the coding sequence ATGCTGACTCGCTCCATTCTTTCCGCTGCTGCATTTTCGCTCGCAGCCTGTGCGACCGCGCCGTCGATCGCGCAGGACAACCAGGGCAACAACGCGGGCAACAATGCATTCGCCGAGACCGGTGCACAGGGCCGCCCGGTCAAGGTCATGATCATCACGATGTTCGGTCCGGAGGGCCAGGCATGGCTCGACCGGATCGGCCCGTGGCGCGACATCACCGTGCCCGGCCTGTCGCCCGACTATCCGGCCGTTCACTGCAACAAGCAGGACGTGTGCGTCGTGACGACGGGCATGGGTTACGCAAACGCGTCGGCGACGATCATGGCGCTCACGTTCTCGCAGCGTTTCGACCTGCGCCGCACGTATTTCCTGATCTCCGGCATTGCGGGCGTCGACCCCGCGCAAGGCACGGTCGGTTCCGCCGCATGGTCGAAGTACCTCGTCGATTTCAGCTTGCAGTGGGAGCTCGACGCACGCGAGATTCCGGCCGGCTGGAATACCGGCTATCTCGGCATCAACACGAAGAGCCCGAACGACAAGCCGCCGCTCGACTATCGCACCGAGGTGTTCCAGCTCAACCCGCAACTGACCGACGCCGCATATGCGCTGTCGCGCAACGTCGTGCTCGCGGACAGCGCGCAGGCGCAGGCCGCGCGCGCGAAGTTCACGTATGCGCCGGCGAACCGGCCGCCGACGGTGATTCAGTGCGACACGTCATCGGGCAACACGTGGTTCTCGGGCACGCTGATCGGCGAGCGCGCGCGCCAGTGGACGAAGATCCTGACGGACGGCAAGGGCACGTACTGCATGACCGCGCAGGAGGACAACGCGACGTACGAGGCGCTCAAGCGCGCGGCGAGCGTGAAGCGGGTCGACCTGTCGCGCGTCGCGGTGCTGCGTACCGGGTCCGATTTCGACCGGCCGTATGCGGGGCAGACGAGCGCGGACAACCTGCTGAACTACGCGGACCAGGGCGGCTTCGCCCCGGCGACCGAGAACCTGTATCGCGCGGGTAATCCGCTCGTGCAGGACATCGTGACGCACTGGGGTGAATGGCGCGACGGGGTGCCGCGCCGCTGA
- the ceoR gene encoding putative multidrug efflux transcriptional regulator CeoR, with protein sequence MDRLQAMQVFTRVVDTSSFTKAAETLGLPRASVTTIIQNLEAFLGVRLMHRTTRRLSLTPDGAAYYERCVRILADVEETEASFQANNRKPHGKLRIDMPGSIGRLLVIPSLCEFHTRYPDIDLQLGLSDRPVDLLQEGVDCVIRVGALQDSSLVARRVGLFEGVTVAAPDYLERFGEPQTIDDLSQHKAVNYFSSRTGRTIDWTFLSDGKEIEVKMDSIVSVNDADAYVTCGIEGFGLIQPPLFMVLPHLREGRLKEVLPGVKPLPMPISVVYPHSRHLSPKVRVFVDWVAEVFDRCPLLSGKGSLDATCSKRTFEEAERAPVLDTPVINEWVA encoded by the coding sequence ATGGACCGGCTTCAGGCCATGCAGGTGTTTACTCGCGTCGTCGATACAAGCAGCTTCACCAAGGCAGCAGAAACGCTCGGCTTGCCGCGCGCGTCCGTCACGACGATCATCCAGAATCTCGAAGCGTTCCTCGGTGTGCGCCTGATGCATCGGACCACGCGCCGGCTGTCGCTGACGCCGGACGGCGCCGCGTACTACGAACGATGCGTGCGGATCCTCGCGGACGTCGAGGAAACCGAAGCGAGCTTCCAGGCCAACAACCGGAAGCCGCACGGAAAGTTGCGTATCGACATGCCCGGCTCGATCGGGCGGCTGCTCGTGATTCCGTCGCTGTGCGAATTCCATACGCGCTATCCGGACATCGACCTGCAGCTAGGCTTGTCCGACCGGCCGGTGGACCTGCTGCAGGAAGGTGTCGACTGCGTGATCCGCGTCGGTGCACTGCAGGACTCGTCGCTCGTCGCGCGCCGGGTCGGCCTGTTCGAAGGCGTGACGGTCGCCGCACCTGACTATCTCGAACGCTTCGGCGAGCCGCAGACGATCGACGACCTGAGCCAGCACAAGGCCGTCAACTATTTCTCGAGCCGCACCGGCCGCACGATCGACTGGACGTTCCTCAGCGACGGCAAGGAAATCGAGGTGAAGATGGACAGCATCGTGTCGGTAAACGACGCCGATGCGTACGTGACCTGCGGGATCGAAGGTTTCGGGCTGATCCAGCCGCCGCTCTTCATGGTGTTGCCGCACCTGCGCGAAGGCAGGCTCAAGGAAGTCCTGCCCGGCGTCAAGCCGCTGCCGATGCCGATCTCGGTCGTGTATCCGCACAGCCGCCATCTGTCGCCGAAGGTGCGCGTGTTCGTCGACTGGGTCGCCGAAGTGTTCGACCGCTGCCCGCTGCTGAGCGGCAAGGGCAGCCTCGACGCGACGTGCAGCAAGCGCACGTTCGAGGAAGCCGAGCGCGCGCCCGTGCTCGACACGCCGGTCATCAACGAGTGGGTCGCGTAG
- a CDS encoding DMT family transporter, with protein sequence MDHLFIALVLCSALLHAIWNAFLHVSEDRLVQLGTMSLPYLAFGIAGAALLPAPAPAAWPYIAASAALEIAYCFTLVRAYRSGEFGQIYPIARGMSPLLVSVLAFAMLHEQPTPFGFAGIALVSFGIMSLALRRGFRFSGEGVPYALLTGVFIAAYSICDGIGSRVSGSALGYIAWVYLLWSVPQLVLVCMLRGGPRAVLGSRTALEQGAIAGTISLAAYGIVILAYRHLPVATVSALRETSSIFAVAIGWFVMRERPGAQRLAACALVVAGAALIRL encoded by the coding sequence ATGGATCACCTCTTCATCGCCCTCGTGCTGTGCTCCGCGCTGCTGCATGCCATCTGGAACGCGTTCCTGCACGTGAGCGAAGACAGGCTGGTCCAGCTCGGCACGATGTCGCTGCCGTATCTCGCGTTCGGCATCGCCGGCGCCGCGCTGCTGCCCGCGCCGGCGCCCGCCGCGTGGCCGTACATCGCCGCGTCGGCCGCGCTCGAGATCGCATATTGCTTCACGCTCGTGCGCGCGTATCGCAGCGGCGAGTTCGGGCAGATCTATCCGATCGCGCGCGGGATGTCGCCGCTGCTCGTATCGGTGCTCGCGTTCGCCATGCTGCACGAGCAGCCGACGCCGTTCGGCTTCGCGGGCATCGCGCTCGTGTCGTTCGGCATCATGTCGCTCGCGCTGCGGCGCGGGTTCAGGTTCTCCGGCGAAGGCGTGCCGTATGCGCTGCTCACGGGCGTGTTCATCGCCGCGTATTCGATCTGCGACGGGATCGGCTCGCGCGTGTCCGGCAGCGCGCTCGGCTACATCGCGTGGGTGTACCTGCTGTGGAGCGTGCCGCAGCTCGTGCTCGTCTGCATGCTGCGCGGCGGCCCGCGCGCGGTGCTCGGCTCGCGCACGGCGCTCGAGCAGGGCGCGATCGCCGGCACGATCTCGCTTGCCGCGTATGGCATCGTGATCCTCGCGTACCGGCACCTGCCGGTCGCGACCGTATCGGCGCTGCGCGAAACGAGTTCGATCTTCGCGGTCGCGATCGGCTGGTTCGTGATGCGCGAACGGCCCGGCGCGCAGCGGCTCGCCGCATGCGCGCTGGTGGTCGCGGGCGCGGCGCTGATCCGGCTGTAA
- a CDS encoding alpha/beta hydrolase → MDASEFSKFLKAALPAQALAGAALTVAEVEIPGYAQDIVLRLYRRPDKTGLPVVLYFHGGGFVRGSLEDADFAARFLAERLPALVVSVDYSLAPAFPFPAAPEDAYRAAVWVATRARAFGGNPKKIGVAGHDAGGQLANCLAFIARDRGEVSIAAQALFGPMLDPSMTRIGDAERLASDITARECAACYRAYLPQAAQRIHPYAAPLESVRLAGLPPTLVVTAQNDVLHVEAEKYASCLISSGVLTQVIRYPDITHAALATHEAAFEEAVRFFQCRFQARQPNRSE, encoded by the coding sequence ATGGACGCTTCTGAATTCAGCAAATTCCTGAAAGCCGCGCTGCCCGCCCAAGCCTTGGCGGGCGCGGCGCTGACGGTCGCCGAAGTGGAAATTCCCGGCTACGCGCAGGACATCGTGCTGCGCCTCTACCGCCGCCCGGACAAGACCGGGTTGCCAGTAGTGCTTTATTTCCACGGCGGCGGCTTCGTCCGCGGTTCGCTCGAAGACGCCGATTTCGCCGCGCGTTTTTTAGCAGAACGCTTACCAGCTCTCGTAGTGTCGGTCGATTATTCGCTCGCGCCGGCCTTTCCTTTTCCGGCCGCGCCGGAGGATGCGTATCGCGCCGCCGTGTGGGTCGCGACGCGCGCCCGCGCGTTCGGCGGCAACCCGAAGAAGATCGGCGTCGCGGGCCACGACGCGGGCGGCCAGCTCGCGAACTGCCTCGCGTTCATCGCGCGCGATCGCGGCGAAGTGTCGATCGCCGCGCAGGCGCTGTTCGGGCCGATGCTCGACCCGAGCATGACGCGCATCGGCGACGCCGAGCGTCTTGCCTCCGACATCACCGCGCGCGAATGCGCGGCATGTTATCGCGCGTATCTGCCGCAGGCGGCGCAGCGCATCCATCCGTATGCGGCGCCGCTCGAATCGGTGCGCCTCGCGGGCCTGCCGCCGACGCTCGTCGTCACCGCGCAGAACGACGTGCTGCACGTCGAAGCGGAGAAATATGCGAGCTGCCTGATCTCGTCGGGCGTGCTCACGCAGGTGATCCGCTATCCGGACATCACGCACGCCGCGCTCGCGACGCACGAAGCCGCCTTCGAGGAAGCCGTGCGCTTCTTCCAGTGCCGCTTCCAGGCGCGCCAGCCGAACCGTTCCGAATAA
- a CDS encoding H-NS family nucleoid-associated regulatory protein, with protein sequence MLIYKSFIEKKALLEEQLERERLAISAAVLLEVQRCVEEFGFTRKDVFPADAEGIRKRRAKYFDPRTGQTWSGVGREPLWLRGHDRNQFLIDAISPVPSEDKDS encoded by the coding sequence ATGTTGATATACAAGTCGTTCATAGAGAAGAAGGCGTTGCTGGAAGAACAGCTCGAGCGCGAACGTCTTGCGATATCGGCCGCCGTGCTGCTCGAGGTCCAGCGATGTGTCGAGGAATTCGGGTTCACGCGCAAGGACGTGTTCCCGGCCGATGCGGAGGGCATCAGGAAACGCCGGGCAAAGTATTTCGATCCGCGGACCGGGCAGACATGGTCCGGCGTGGGGCGTGAACCGCTGTGGCTGCGTGGCCATGATCGCAACCAGTTCCTGATCGATGCGATATCGCCGGTTCCGTCTGAAGATAAAGACTCCTGA